In the Arachis hypogaea cultivar Tifrunner chromosome 20, arahy.Tifrunner.gnm2.J5K5, whole genome shotgun sequence genome, GTTAACGGAATCCGTTACGAGACGCCGTCACTGTGCCGGAATTCGAAGGAAGCTCAGAACAATGCCGCTATGCTCGCCTTCGAGCATCTCTCTTCCCAACAGCCCTCCGTCATAAACCCTTCCCCTCCTCCTTTCCCCCCAAAGCCCAGGCTCATGCTTAGGCCCAAGCCCAAGCCAAACAACATTCCAATCACCGGCACTCCTACTCTCCCAGGCTTGGATTCTTTCCCCCAACCCACCCTCTTCCCGGGACTCTCTTCTTTCCCGCAGCATCCTTCTCTCTTTGCTCATTCCGCTGCTTCATCGGCTCCTTCACATCACTGTACGTCTTTTCTTTGCATTCTCATATTGTAAATTTGTGATATCAAATCAGTGATTCTGAGAGTTTCATTTATAACACAAAATGAATTGGTTTTTTCCAAACTGAAATAATCTGACTTTGTACTTGTTTGAATTGAAGATGCATGGATAAGATCTTATTGAACATTGTTAAAATGagattgattttggtatatttcaGGTACCCCTAGTGCGAGCACTGGTATCAACAACATACTACCCACAAGTAAAGTGCTGCCACAGAAATTAGAAGGAGGATGCCAAATTTCTCAGATAATTGGCCCTGTTACAGCTGCTAGAGATACCGTGACAACAGCAGATCGGAAAAGTGAGTCAACTGCTCTTTCTCTGCTTCCGTTATTGTTAGTTTGTTTGATTAGTTTGACATTTAATTTGTTTAGCATGCTTATATGCTAAAATTATTTCCAGTTGTGTAGGTTCtttcttttctcaatttaatgATCCAAAATGATGAATGATTCACAAGTTTGCATGTGGTATTGTATAAACTATTGTTAGTATTGTATCTATTTATTTCTACTCTATAATGTGTCATATTTTAATTGGGTGTTTATTTTAATCTGAGTTACCTTCTCCACTCTTTCGTCGTCGTTGTGCCTCCCAAGTATCACCGTCTCATTAgtattttgttttctctttccaaATCATTCTTCTAGAAAaggtactccaactctctctaatCGCGTTTACTCCTCCTCACTCCTTCGTCATCGTCATTACGCCTCCCAAGCATCACCGTCTCATTGGGTGTCTTATTTTCTCTTCCCAAATCATTTTTTcgtactccaactctctctaatTACGTTTACTCCTCCCCATTGTACTCCTTCATCGTCGTCTTTACGCTTCCCAAGCATCACTGTCTCATTGGGTGTCTTGTTTTCTCTTCCCAAATCATTCAATTTAGAAAAGGTACTCCAATTCTCTCTAATTGCGTTTACTTCTCCCCATTCCTTTGTTGTCGTTGTGCCTCCTAAGTATCACCGTCTTCCAAGATATTATTAACTTTCATGAGATTAAAGTAACTCAGATTAAATAAACACCCAATTAAAATATGACACATCAGAGAGAGTAACTTGCATGTTACTTTAGAGAGGGTAGGATAGCATTCACCATATATTTATGCATGTGAGTGTATGATTGAATGGTGGCTCAAAATTTGTGGTTTATATCTTTTTTGTTGAGACTTGTTAAGTTGTATAAATTCTAATTTGTCATTCTAGGAAAAAGACTTTAGCTGTAGTTGTCTATTTTGAATATGGTATATTTCATGATCTATTTTCTTGTATGTATGACACTCATGGTTTGATATAGTTGGTATTCGATATATACACATATTCTAATTTAGAAGTTCTGTTGTTATATTCTCTTCCCGTTGTATTTGTTACAGATATGGCACACTTGTACAAGAATCAACTACAAAACTATGCTCAAAAGCAAAACCTACCGTTACCGGTGTACACTTCCGAGTGGGAGGGCCCTCCTCATGCCATGCGTTTCAAGTGCAAAGTCACACTTGATGGACAGACCTACGAATGTCCTACCGCCTTTTCTAAATTGAAGGATGCTGAACATGCAGCAGCTGAAGTTGCTTTATTGTCATTATTGCGGGGAGGATTTCAAGAGGTTAGTCTTATTCACCTATAGCCATTTACTGAAATTTCTTGTATAACATCTTAATTCTTTTTCTTAATGTTGCTTGCATGCATATGATTTCTGAAAAGATTCAGGATAATTCCGTATTATACAAGAACCTTTTACAAGAATTGGTCCAAAAGGAAGGATTTAGCCTGCCTTCTTATAATACAGAAAGATCTGGCGAAGCTCATATTCCGACATTTATTTCATACGTGGAAGTTGAAGGGAAAGTTTTCACTGGTCAAGAAGCCAAAACCAAGAAACAGGCAGAGATGAATGCAGCAAAGGTTGCATACACCACTTTAAAAGAACAAAAAGGTAGTTTCATAATTTTCCATTTTATAATATGTCCACAAATATGGATCTGAATATTTATTGACCTATAAATGCTGAGGACTGATCATCATTGAAATGCAGTAAGTGAACTTCTGCACAACTTAGCTTCCTGCTCTTGCTGCATATTACATGTAAAACCCTCTGAATCTAACCATAGAATATAGATGAGCAGCAAGAGGAGGAATAAATGAGCTGCATATCCCATTAAAGCAACTGAGGCAGGGAATTctgctttagtttttttttttttttttttttttttgcatttaacTCCAAATAAATGTGACTTTATAGAATATTTGGAACCTGGAAAGCACAAAATTCGCCAAAGAATTTGTAttgttactattattatatttttattaaggtGCAAGCTCCTGGTATCTTGGTATTTACTCTGAAATGCTGGTTGTTTTATTTCTGCTTGGTGTTTTGATCAGGCAAGTCAGAGCAGAGGTCTTTACTCCCTTTGTTAGATCATCCGGGGAAAGCTCCTGAACCTGAGTCAGTACCTGACTGCTCAGATTCAACTGTCCAAACTGAATTCCAGCATCATGCTAATCCAAACTATCCTGTAATCCCTGGAGTAATCTCATCAAGCCAACCTAACAAAAGTAAGGGTAAGTCCTCAAAACTATTTTCATTCTTACTCGCTGCCCTTTTCTGAAACAAGATTGTGGGAAATCTCAGAAGCTTTCCTGAAGTTTGTAAATTCTCTGGTGTCTTAAGGCCAAATACTATATTCTTTAGCATTCGAGAAAATATAAGTTAGATCATAATGTTAATGATAGAGAATTAAGAATTCAAGTTAAGGTCATTATAGTCAATCTATTAAATAACTAAACTgccattaaaatatttataaaaaaaatattaaaatattaagttatatttttttcttattattatatttttattaaggtTTAAGTGCCTGGTATCTTGGTATTTACTCTGAAATGCTGGTTGTTTTATTTCTGCTTGGTGTTTTGATCAGGCAAGTCAGAGCAGAGGTCTTTACTCCCTTTGTTAGATCATCCGGGGAAAGCTCTTGAACCTGAGTCAGTACCTGACTACTTAGATTCAACTGTCCAAACTGAATTCCAGCATCATGCTAATCCAAACTATCCTGTAATCCCTGGAGTAATCTCATCAAGCCAACCTAACAAAAGTAAGGGTAAGTCCTCAAAACTATTTTCATTTTTACTCGCTGCACTTTTCTGAAACAAGATTGTGGGAAATCTCAGAATCTTACCTGAAGTTTGTAAATTCTCTGGTGTCTTAAGGCCAAATACTATATTCTTTAGCATTCGAGAATATATAAGTTAGATCATAATGTTAATGATAGAGAATTAAGAATTCAAGTTAAGGTCATTATAGTCAATCTATTAAATAACTAAACTGCCATTAGCTTTTTTTGGGACAACAACTAATTGGCAAGTTTGCAATGGTTTTTCACTTGGTTGCAAATACAGTAGTAAACAGAATCCAATATGCTCTTAGAAAGTCCTGCTTTTAGTGTTATTGTAGGTCTTTTTAGATCAGAACTTCACCCAATTCAATTAATTAGGTCAATGTCTAGCTTAATCACTTCAAAGACAGCAAAAGGTTGCTTTCTAAAAATCTATTAAAACTGTCTTGGTTTGTCCATCATATGGTGGATGATATGCTGCACTCAATTTAAGAAAGGTTTTGGACAATTTCCAGGAGCGCTAAGCATAAGAATCCTTGAGGATGCTGCAGTTTCTGGCCTCCCACTGTTGATGTTTGGAAATGTTGTGCTAATAGCTTTAGTGCCTTTTGCCACCTATAATGACAGATTTTTTGCCTTTATACAGTGACCTGTAGCTAGATAAGGGCATGattgatttctttttttattttcgatgtttactatttttataattttgtgaagaaaaaatagaaatatgATAAATAGATTTTGTTGTTTTTGCTTTTCCTAGTTTTCGGGGATGAACCGATACAGTTGATTTATAATGTGTAATTCATTGATAAGTTCATTTGACACAGAAAAACAATGTGTTAAAGTTTGCTGTAAAACTCTGaccgaaaaaataaaagaaaagaagagaagagtttGTGCTAACCCATGCACTGCCATTCCATCTCCAGAGCCTGTTGTTACAAAGAAGAAAGGGTCCTCCTCTGCATCTGGATGCGCAAATGGCAGCATGAAGGACTCTTTCTCATCAGTTGTCAATGCATCTGGATGCGCAAATGGCAGCATGAAGGACTCTTTCTCATCAGTTGTCAAGGCGGCTGCAGCCACACCTTCACTCTCAGACAGCAAGAATATGGCTTCCAACACAAACAATATGCCTTCCACTGCATCAGGCTCCCCGGGACGCAGAAAAAGGGTGGTAGTTTACTCGCGGGAGACTAATGTGGAAGTTGAAGGAGGTGGCACTTTGATGCCAATTAGTGATGAAAAATGGGTTGCTTACGAATATTCCCATTGAGAACTAAATTGGTAGAAGAATCTGCAGACTTGCTTGTAATGTGTATCATAGTTTGCGAGTCTGAAATGGATTGTGTTTGGCAAGACTATGCTATTTATCAAATTTGGGGGATCAAATCTTTAGATGAAAAGAACTTTAAAGGGCGTAACTAATACTTTgaatataatgaaaaaaaaaaaagaactttttTAAGATGTCTTTTATCATGCAAAACTTATCATATCATTGCCCTCAATATTTTTTCCACTAAACACAAAAACTCAGCTACAAGGATCCTAAAGTTTTGGTGCAAGTGCTCTAAAAAAGCTTCTTGGTTTTTGTCTGATCATTCAAATTTTATCCATAGAAAATTCCTATAAATCCTTAAGGTCCATTGAGCTGAACTAGTATAACTGGAGAGTATTGTTATAATATCAATCCAATTCGATCAATATTCTAATCATGATTGTAATTGCTCGTTAAGTGAAAACAGAAGAATAGTTTGTATCTAATTTCTGAGTAGTGTAGCCATTTTTGTTATCCAGATTTTAATGAAAGTCCaatattttttaaacattaaattaaattaaattgcaatGAACACCTTATTTTTCAAGCGTtgacatataatatatattatctcCTTATATTccactttttaatttgaatatggaagAAAAAGTGGTGTTAGACTCGAATATGGAAAATTAAGGTGCTTCACAGCCATGTGGTGTCAGTGGAACAAAACTCAGAGAGTTTGAGTTCTTCATCAGTAAACGGACGGTCCGAATTGCGTTTGATATTTCATTTCATAAAATAATTGACAACAACAAACAATTCGAAGGGTCTGTTTTCTAGCTTCGGAAATTCATATTTGCTCAACCACAAGTTGGACCATGCGATTTCTtaagcaaaattttaaaattaaacaactcgcatggtccgatttgtgtaatatgagcttttttccattttttaacacaaatcggaaCCTCCAATTTGTGTactcccacaattttaaaaaacacaaaaaattatcaTGTCAAAATATATCACTCATTTTGCTcccatttaaaaaatttttagccCTTATATTCCTCATATGTGCCAATTTGCACATTCTTATTTTCTAGCGCCTGCAACTTTTCACATCTTGATTAAATATAAAATTGTTTCCCATCGTCTAAACCAATGTTCCACACTTACTTGCTTTCACCCTCCCTCAGTTGCGGAAGAAGCCGCCCTATGCCGGTACCTCCACTTTcttatattattttctaattttcatCAAATGTCGCCTTCATCAACATTCTAATATCACCATGACACCATACCACATACTATATATATTGATCAGCCAGAAAATGCAAACTCGTAGCTAGCTAGCTATATATCATTCTGAACACTAATTATTATAGTTAAAAGAAACATTGTTTGAGAATTTTCAGTACGTATTATTATTAGCTTCTTTTTTCATCTAGcttaattaattaagattaaatGGCGTCATCATCAGCTCGCTTAGCCTTGATTGCTGTTTCCATGGTTTTGCTTTGGTCGGTCTGTATAGCAACTGATTACGTCGTGGGTGATGACAAGGGCTGGTCTCCTTATTTCAATTACACACAGTGGGCACATGATAAAGATTTCCACGTCGGTGACCGCCTCGGTATGTTTACTAAAAAAATTCAAGTGCTAAATAAATTATGGTGAAAACTCAGCtgcagtcgacttcatgtgaagttgatagcagcttcatgtgaagttgatagttgagagtcgttatatgaaaatttagttaaatcagtcaaatcatctaaccgtTCTCAGtaatcaactttacgtgaagtcgactgcatctGAGTTTCCACTCTAAAATAttcgtataaaatataaattaaaaataaataaaataatatatatttatatataatgatataataattaaaatttattaaaaaaatcttttaaattaaatttattatcaaattatttattttaaaaatttaaaaattaataaaaaaataatataaattattaaattttaaattttttaaacataaaattctAATATCATAAGATGTTATAAAATCACTTAGTCTAAAAACTTAAGTCCATAAAAAGGAACAAAACTTACTATAAGGTGGCTTAAATAATGGAAGCTTACTCTTTTAACGCTTGTTGTGCAGTGTTCAAATACGACAAGCAGAAGCACAATGTGTTCAAAGTGAATGGTACACTCTTTAACTCATGCACCGCCCCAAACGACACAGAGCCATTTTCCTCAGGTCATGATTTCATTTCACTGGAAACCGAAGGAAGGAAGTGGTACATCTGTGGAAAGAGCGACCACTGTGTTAACCGTCAGATGAAGCTACTCATCTATGTCGGATCTGCTGCTCCTGCACCTGCtcctacttctggtgctcctcatTCTTTGCCGTCGTCGTCGTCGTTCTACATTGCTGCAACTCTTGCCATTGCTGCCATTTTATTCTTCTGAGATTAGTTTGAGGTTCTTCGTCTTCGTTGCTTGTTATGGAAAGTAACGGTTTCAGATGTATGTGCTTCTAGCTTTAATGTCACTGctttttatttagttgtttttgtttttaatcttaaatgagatttattttttaattatcatatATACTAGATAGTttgattataatatatattacagATAAAATGAAtcatcttattattttttatatttattataaaatataataaatcatatacaaaagaaaaaattaaattaatctatTCGTTTTTTACATAcgcatatatataattttaatatactattaatgtaaattaaaaaatatattaacaattatttttttatactttttctataaataattatctaataaaatagatataattaaacaTTGAGTTATCAGTCCGTGCTTCAAAATTATACTATATACTGGCATTCGTCAATCATGCACTACAATTCAAGCCACTTAATTACAAAAGCAACTCGTTTAATATAAAACCAATTATTTTGCTGTTTTCAATATAGGAAAATTTggaagtgtatatatatatacttaagaAGAagcaattttattattattattattattattattattattattacatctgGTGGCCAAGGTAACTAGAAAATCTCTGTAGTGACCAGATGGAATGGCTTCATGAAGAAAATGAGTAAGGTCCTTGCCGTACTTTTCCTTGAAAACGTTGTTGATGTCATCCATGTCCACCTCAACCCTACTTATCAATGTTCGTGCCAATGTTTCTATGCCTCTTCTTCCCCCTTTCATGCTTCTATGCAGTAACTGTcaatagaattttaaagattttaaataatTCAAccatgaaaatataaaataaaaatacactatttTCAACTCAAAATATTAAAGATATTAAATTAATGAGTCTctcattttataaatttttagttttttttttttttttcaacgtgGGACTAATTTCATAAGATTCTAACACGCAACATTAACATATGGAGGTGATACAGGGGAGAAGGGGGGTTACCTTTGCATAATAGCATGCTGGATTATAAATACATTTAACAACCACAGTTAGAGCTTCACCAAATTGCCCATACTCTCCCCTCTTGATGGCCTAATAAAAAAccaattaaattaattcaaataatcaattaaataaaattttaattagtagGAAATTGTGTTGGCTAGCTAATAGTACTTTTGTGTAGTCATGGCCATAAATGCGTTTGTAACTGGAAAATGTTAGCTTCAATTGGGGAATGCTTCTCTTGCTCAGGATTTCAAGAACAACAGCTTCATCTGCAGCTCCTAAGCTTCCCTCACCAGTTTCATAAAGCCTCCTTGCATCGCACTTAGATATATGTTGGCTCACATCTGCTTCATGTGCTTTGTGTGATGCAGCTAATGCCACCAGAATCTGTAATAATTTACTCAAATATTTATCACTCCAACGAGTAaccataaaaaaactaaaattttatctaatagtgaataattttttaatcttttatgaataattttgtcttttaaatattatattatagaaTTTTTTAAGACATATTTGTATGTAGTTTTATTGTTAtaataattctcataaaattacTTCTTTCAGAAAGttaaattaatagaaaaaaatatacgtacgaataattatatctctaatttttatttgtcttaagattttttttttgagaaattctaatattatatcatcaaaatatttttttttaaatttaaacggATAAAATTAGACACATGAATGATTATatgtctaaaaataataataaaataataatcaaacaaaatttgttttaaaaaaaaatcatttcctTAGATTTATAAATAGAACAATGGATAACTTGCATGAATGATTTGAGTGTAGTCTCCACAAGACTCAAAACAAAGAGGCATACCTTTTGAAATGGACTTGGAGGGTCCAAATTGATAATGTCTTGATCCAAAAGCCTTCTAAACCTTTTGTGATATGCTTGTGTGATGAGGAGAACATGACTTGATTTTCTGCCCACAAAAATTTCCACAAGAGCCTTGAAATTGATCTCATCTTGTTGAAGAGCTTCTCTGGCTACAACTGCATCTCTTTCATGTGGGTCAAGAATCCACAAGGACAAAGCACACAAAGAACATTTCATTGATGATGATTTCAACCCATCATCTTCTTCATTATAATATCTTTGGAAGTGACTTGTTAAGTCTTCACCATACTCTGCTTTGTAGGTTTCCCTTAGTTGTTGCCTTTCAAGTTGGCTTAATCCAGCAAGAGAAGATGGATTCAGTTGTTGCCTCAAACCCACCAAAGAGTCTTGAATCTTCTTGGAATCAAGCTCCAAATTGTGGTTTGAGAAGGTTAGAATGTTGGTAGCCATATGAGAGAGATCAGAGAGACAGAGAGAAACAGAGATTTTAGGGAGAGACTACAACTGACTCCTATTTAAACAAACATGAGTTCCTATTTTATTAAACGACAAAAATATCATTGATTTTTTATTTCgaagacaaataaatttttgactaattaaaaatacaaaaatattactcattttgatatttaagttctttggagtgatTGATttgtttaactttttaaaatacgTGACATTTAAGTTTTTTCGAGTGATCgatttgttcttatatattttgcaTAGAGAAACTTAAAtgtcttatattttaaaaagttagagacatttttatattttcaattagtcAAAGACTTGTATGTTTTTGAATTAAAAAGTTAGagacttatttatcttttttttttgttttattttataaaataatttaattaagctAGTTGGTATTACTAATCAGCCATTAAAGTAGCATGGGACATATTTTAGAACGAAAATGTCCCATAACCAAAAAAAATTAGGTTTTAAATCAACAAACATTTTACAACAAAATAATCAAACGTGTAATGATAAAATGGATTtagattctctaaagtttgaatttcactttagagagtaaagtgtgatctctcaccatttattttatagatgggagcaagaataaatatgagagagaaactattcaagggtagaagatcacactttaccctctaaaatacaaatttaaaatttagaagatccaaattctgataaaataatcaatttttttttcatcagcataattaaattttttgataaataccaaatatatatcttttatacGGTAACTTTTTTGTGCTCAtataatatgattaattttagaaattttataAATCATTTGTTAAAATACTTTTTGAGCATTTGATATATACTTGTGCCAAATGTTATTAACAATAATGTTTGTTGGTTctataaaatacatatataagaaATGCTAATCTTCGTCCTTAAATTCTAAATCCCATATGTAAAGGTTATTAGCAATGAAAAAAGTCCTCTATTTTTTACCCTAAAAGTCTCATGATGAtgtttattaattaactaaatgTTGACTTGGCAAATTACAATACTTACTGGCAAGCTAAATTATGTTAACAAGACTTGTCACATATCAGCATTTGGCATACCACGTTACCATTTAAAGAACCAAATTAGCAATAAATATTAAGatatatcatttttaaattttatgactaaaaccaaaaaaaaactttctttgtctttttatttacatttcaatattttttattttagaattttataaaaaataaaaataaaaataaaaataatattttattatcttcatattttttataaaatactaaaaacattaaatattaataatgaaaataaaaaaagagaaaaaatattaaaaaaactaaCTTTTAATTAGCCAACTATAGAGTTtaggtttataatttaagatttatagttaaaaatttatgattaaagtctaaatttaagataaacaaaataatttttttaaaaattaatcgaaAAAAATTAGTTACCTAACGTTACTTAAACAAAAATGCAACTAATCAAAGACAAGGCAAATAGATTAGAACTAAAAAGAGTGAATACCGGCAACAAGGtcccaagaaaaaaaaagcacCCAATCCGACTCCTGATCTTTTTTTGGATTGATTAGTTTCtgtgcaaaaaaaaataatattgacttTTTTGACACATGGGTCTCGTCATTTCGAAGTAATTGTTAGGGACcgggttgaattttttttttatcaaggaTCTCATTGTCTTTTGAGATAATTGTTAGGGgctattttgtgtttttctcaactaaaaattatgtattttatttgtgGTCACCAAAAAGTACAATTCTTGCTTGAAGGGCAAGGCAGGATCATAAGCAAAAATGGGAAGTGGGGGGAGTCATGAGTCATGAGTAGTGTACTCCCCTCCAAAACATTTTTGGGGTGGAATTCAAAGTCCAAAAGGTAAAGATGAAGTGAAATTTTGCTCTGAATGGAGTTGATGGTGATGTGTAACGCAGGTTGTATAGGTGGGTCTTGGTGCCATGTGATGTTTTATTTTTTGCTCAAATAATTCTCAATGCTTTCCAAGTAAGCTTTTAGTACACACTTCTTCCTTTCCAAAACCCAACCCACCTTGAGAGTTTCCCATTGAACAATATAATGCTATTCTGACAAATCTTCTATCTTTGATATATACTTTGATGCATCATTAGCCATGCAACCTAGAAAATTATGGTTTTATATATGAGAAAAGTTGCATCAATCGTACAGTTCATTTTTCATCAAACTTTTGATATTTTAATACGAAGGATGAGGGTTTCAAAATAAATGTAGTTAGAAACTAGGGGCGTTCAAGGTCTGGGGTAAAATTCAACTTGGATTCTATATATTTTATTGGTatcgaatttattatttttatccgaTGATATTTTAGGGTCGAGTTTGAGTTATGTTTTGAATtaggataaatttttttataataaaaatatatatttgttaataaaattagtaatattatattatatttttattttttaattaatatttttgtattatatgatatttttttaaataatttatttaatataaatatgatgtaatatttattaaatttaattttttaaaataaaatttttttactttaatatataaaatttttataaatttatatatattaattatatatcagATAGACTCGATTTAACCCAATTTATTTTATATCACTATTAAATCGAATCAAAATAGATCCAGTAAATTTTTAGGATCGAATTTATTCATAAACACCtctaattaaaagttagaactTAGACGTTACAACATTATATATAGATTAGGAAGAATTTTAAATGTATCAAAAATATCGATATTCTAGTTATTTTAACTgttaatctaaattataaaaaatatatataatatattaattctgCTAATAACATTTCTGTTAATTTCTACCAACTCTTATTTATGACTGTATTTAATAGAAGTGTTTTTATAaatgtatctaataaaaatatcttttttatcatagtgtttaataaaaatatttttatatatatattttttagatatatctttttatatatgtgtttaaaatataataattaattattattaataataaattaatattatatatttttttataatatatattaattaaaatcaagttACGGCTGATTATAGATTATAGGGTGTTCACATGCATGCATCTCCAACCTTGGTGATAGAGCAGCAGCCTGCAGAAGCATGCCGTGCCTGGACCGCACGCACGTCTACATCGTAAAGGGTCAAGGTTTTGGTGCATTTTACTGTGAAGAGAAATAGTTAAAtacttatatagaatatatagaatgtgtattttatttttattacttttttaaaataaattatacgcTCTTTTTTacgtaaaaatttttttatcatagaaTTAGCCCAAGATTTTTCTGGTGACACAAAGTTGGATTTtgacaatgtaaaaaaaaagtttctgaaaattattttgatttaaaaggagaaaaaatatatatatattttttcaattctTATTTAGACATTTAAGTGAGAAGAgtgtcatttttttaataaagaatatACACAAATACaacaatattatgtatttatttattaattattaaatttttttatgataaatacatatgttattaatttatttttaatatatattattttatatttttatatgtattttatattagtaattaattttagtgtatatttaGTATGATCGACAAATATAATACACCGAAAAATTTGTTAActaaaggatatatatatatataaacaaatattcCAATAATTACTGTGTTAGATTTTGAATTTTCCCCATTTCAATGTTTAAAAGAAGTTTAGATAGATAAACTATAAAAGTAGGTTAGATACTTGGAACCActtttataatagaaaaagaaaaagaacaatggAAAGAGAACAAGgagtcaagaaaaaaaaaatcaaattgttgaaagaaaaggaaggaaaaaaaatttttttttgtggttcAAGAAACATTTCTAAATTTGAGCGATGCATTCAGCTAACTCAACCAAGCAATGTAAGTATATAACAGTAAAGATTATTTACAATATCAAGGTCATAAAACAATTTTAGTTAATAAAAACTAATGTATATATCCGTATGAtgtatgaaaaatatttatt is a window encoding:
- the LOC112783286 gene encoding uncharacterized protein isoform X16 — protein: MYKTKVQELCQKRSWSLPEYETTRDGPDHNPRFTAAVTVNGIRYETPSLCRNSKEAQNNAAMLAFEHLSSQQPSVINPSPPPFPPKPRLMLRPKPKPNNIPITGTPTLPGLDSFPQPTLFPGLSSFPQHPSLFAHSAASSAPSHHCTPSASTGINNILPTSKVLPQKLEGGCQISQIIGPVTAARDTVTTADRKNMAHLYKNQLQNYAQKQNLPLPVYTSEWEGPPHAMRFKCKVTLDGQTYECPTAFSKLKDAEHAAAEVALLSLLRGGFQEDNSVLYKNLLQELVQKEGFSLPSYNTERSGEAHIPTFISYVEVEGKVFTGQEAKTKKQAEMNAAKVAYTTLKEQKGKSEQRSLLPLLDHPGKAPEPESVPDCSDSTVQTEFQHHANPNYPVIPGVISSSQPNKSKSEQRSLLPLLDHPGKALEPESVPDYLDSTVQTEFQHHANPNYPVIPGVISSSQPNKRALSIRILEDAAVSGLPLLMFGNVVLIALVPFATYNDRFFAFIQ